A genomic window from Silene latifolia isolate original U9 population chromosome Y, ASM4854445v1, whole genome shotgun sequence includes:
- the LOC141628694 gene encoding uncharacterized protein LOC141628694, with protein MEELRKWKKDDWNNQGKGYFHKVEFLLVDEGKNFIQGLITKSLIKKYDGRIQEGKTYKIGRFQTIRNHGFNLATTHKCRIRFGTWTTIDEIEGGLIPKHGFKFVGYEDIISNKLEGRQLIDVIAGVDDYKAIFVHNNYKRMALDLGNQKLTARPGRSKGVVESKNKTILDDSCKTLHEIMCTELAGKYVTVAYLTEIDDTFGWYRNICQKCTSPVGKRHGKWYCSDESCIAHEEGSEDRATRFLINDDSGVKANLIMYDKQIKKKVAKTPLECLDKLKQQGDVLGVPQELTSMLQKKYVLKLIVDKRYNLELSSRCYTIVDYSDDLRHIEAWTKQYKMIEEMSAATSETPDSMGCLLEKIQYENQIFLNNSFIYDYHYLKYM; from the exons ATGGAAGAATTAAGGAAATGGAAGAAAGATGATTGGAACAATCAAGGAAAAGGGTATTTTCATAAAGTTGAATTTTTATTGGTTGATGAAGGGAAAAATTTTATTCAAGGATTAATCACGAAATCACTTATTAAGAAATACGATGGAAGAATTCAGGAAGGGAAGACATACAAAATTGGAAGATTCCAAACAATTCGTAACCACGGATTCAACCTTGCAACAACACACAAGTGTCGGATCAGATTTGGTACATGGACAACTATTGATGAAATAGAGGGTGGCTTAATTCCAAAGCATGGTTTTAAGTTTGTCGGTTATGAAGATATCATTAGTAACAAACTAGAAGGAAGGCAACTAATAG ATGTCATAGCAGGAGTAGATGACTACAAAGCTATCTTTGTACATAACAACTACAAAAGAATGGCACTAGACTTGGGAAATCAaaa ATTAACAGCAAGGCCTGGTAGAAGCAAAGGAGTTGTTGAAAGCAAGAACAAGACAATATTGGATGATAGTTGCAAGACACTGCATGAAATCATGTGTACTGAATTG GCTGGCAAGTATGTGACAGTGGCATACTTAACTGAAATAGATGACACTTTTGGATGGTACCGTAATATATGCCAAAAGTGTACAAGCCCAGTTGGTAAGAGACATGGCAAATGGTACTGCTCAGACGAAAGTTGTATTGCACATGAAGAGGGTAGCGAAGATAGAGCCACAAG ATTTTTAATCAACGATGATAGTGGAGTGAAGGCAAACTTAATCATGTATGACAAACAAATCAAAAAGAAGGTTGCAAAGACTCCTTTGGAATGTTTAGACAAACTAAAACAG CAAGGGGATGTGCTTGGAGTGCCACAAGAACTAACTTCAATGTTACAAAAGAAGTATGTACTCAAGTTAATAGTTGACAAAAGGTACAACTTGGAATTAAGTTCAAGGTGCTACACTATTGTGGATTACAGTGATGATTTGAGACATATAGAAGCATGGACTAAACAATACAAAATGATAGAG GAAATGAGTGCTGCCACAAGTGAAACACCAGACTCAATGGGCTGTCTTTTG GAGAAAATTCAGTACGAGAATCAGATTTTCCTTAATAATTCCTTTATTTATGACTATCATTATTTAAAGTATATGTAA